One genomic segment of Mycolicibacterium chubuense NBB4 includes these proteins:
- a CDS encoding 3'(2'),5'-bisphosphate nucleotidase CysQ, producing MTLTDAALAAEVAAEAGELLLALRDQIGPADYYDPYDLGDAGDKRANTLILDRLHRARPHDAVLSEEAVDDLSRVDADRVWIVDPVDGTYQYSMPGRADWAVHIALWQRSAGAAPSTITDAAVALPARGEVYRTDTVSGPPPRRDGPIRITASASRPPAVLWRIREQLDIELVRIGSAGAKAMAVVRGDVDAYLHAGGQWEWDSAAPAGVLWAAGMHASRIDGSPLVYNRRDPYLPDLLMCRAELADVLLEAIWSAYGRR from the coding sequence GTGACCCTCACCGATGCAGCGCTGGCCGCCGAGGTGGCCGCCGAGGCCGGTGAGTTGCTGCTTGCCCTGCGCGACCAGATCGGTCCGGCGGACTACTACGACCCCTACGATCTCGGCGACGCCGGCGACAAGCGGGCCAACACGCTGATCCTGGACCGGCTGCACCGGGCGCGGCCGCACGATGCGGTGCTCTCCGAGGAGGCCGTCGACGACCTGTCCCGCGTCGACGCCGACCGGGTGTGGATCGTCGACCCCGTCGACGGCACCTACCAGTACTCGATGCCCGGCCGCGCGGACTGGGCGGTGCACATCGCGCTGTGGCAGCGCTCGGCGGGCGCGGCGCCCAGCACCATCACCGACGCCGCGGTCGCGCTGCCCGCGCGCGGCGAGGTGTACCGCACGGACACCGTGAGCGGCCCGCCGCCGCGCCGCGACGGGCCGATCCGCATCACCGCCAGTGCCAGCAGGCCGCCCGCGGTGCTCTGGCGCATCCGCGAGCAGCTCGACATCGAGCTCGTCCGCATCGGCTCGGCCGGGGCGAAGGCGATGGCGGTCGTCCGCGGCGACGTGGACGCCTACCTGCACGCCGGAGGGCAGTGGGAGTGGGACTCGGCGGCACCCGCGGGTGTGCTGTGGGCGGCCGGCATGCACGCGTCGCGCATCGACGGCTCTCCGCTGGTCTACAACCGCCGCGACCCGTATCTGCCCGATCTGCTGATGTGTCGTGCCGAACTGGCGGACGTGCTGCTCGAGGCGATCTGGTCGGCGTACGGGAGGCGCTGA
- a CDS encoding SCO1664 family protein, producing MTTPERGADGSVDVAEVLRRGELTVIGRIRSASNATFLCEATLADRTQHCVYKPVAGEAPLWDFPDGTLAGRELGSYLVSAALGWNVVPHTIIRKGPAGPGMVQRWVDQPEEDESSAPPDAGPDLIDLLPAGKIPPGFLPVLQAYDYAGDEVVLVHADDDRLRRLAVFDVLVNNADRKGGHVLSGVDGQVYGVDHGVTLHVEDKLRTVLWGWAGKPVDDETLDDVAMLGDALKSDLGAELCEHITAREVAALRARVVALLRNPVMPTPDRRRPIPWPAF from the coding sequence ATGACGACGCCTGAGCGGGGTGCCGACGGCAGCGTTGACGTCGCAGAGGTGTTGCGCCGCGGCGAGCTGACCGTCATCGGGCGCATCCGGTCGGCGAGCAACGCGACCTTCCTGTGCGAGGCGACGCTGGCCGACCGCACACAGCACTGTGTGTACAAGCCGGTCGCCGGTGAGGCTCCGCTGTGGGACTTCCCCGACGGCACCCTGGCCGGCCGCGAGCTCGGCTCCTATCTGGTGTCCGCCGCGTTGGGCTGGAATGTGGTTCCGCACACCATCATTCGCAAAGGTCCCGCCGGCCCCGGCATGGTGCAGCGCTGGGTGGACCAGCCCGAGGAGGACGAGTCCTCCGCGCCGCCGGACGCCGGCCCCGATCTCATCGACCTGCTGCCCGCAGGCAAGATCCCGCCGGGCTTCCTGCCCGTGCTGCAGGCCTACGACTACGCCGGCGACGAGGTCGTCCTGGTGCACGCCGACGACGACCGGCTGCGCCGGCTGGCGGTGTTCGACGTCTTGGTCAACAACGCCGACCGCAAGGGCGGCCACGTGCTGTCCGGCGTGGACGGACAGGTCTACGGGGTGGATCACGGTGTCACGCTGCACGTCGAGGACAAACTGCGCACCGTGCTGTGGGGCTGGGCCGGCAAGCCCGTCGACGACGAGACACTCGACGACGTCGCCATGCTGGGCGATGCGCTGAAGAGCGACCTGGGCGCGGAGCTGTGCGAGCACATCACTGCGCGCGAGGTCGCCGCTCTGCGGGCCAGAGTGGTTGCGCTGCTTCGCAACCCGGTGATGCCCACGCCGGACCGGCGCCGGCCGATCCCGTGGCCCGCGTTCTGA
- a CDS encoding DUF3090 domain-containing protein, with protein MPRAIHVFRTPDRFVAGTVGQPGNRTFYLQAVHDKRVVSVILEKQQVAVLAERIAALLLEINRRFGTPIPPDTGEVDDLSPLVTPVDAEFRVGTMGLGWDSEAQTVVVELLAVSDTEFDASVVLDDAEEGPDAVRVFLTPESARQFATRSNRVISAGRPPCPLCEEPLDPEGHICVRTNGYRRGALAGPDDDDA; from the coding sequence ATGCCTCGCGCAATCCACGTCTTCCGCACACCCGACCGTTTCGTGGCCGGGACGGTCGGTCAACCGGGTAACCGGACCTTCTATCTGCAAGCCGTTCACGACAAGCGCGTGGTGTCGGTGATCCTGGAGAAGCAGCAGGTGGCGGTCCTGGCCGAACGCATCGCCGCGCTGCTGCTGGAGATCAACCGCCGGTTCGGCACGCCGATCCCCCCGGACACCGGTGAGGTGGACGACCTCAGCCCGCTCGTGACGCCGGTCGACGCAGAGTTCCGGGTCGGCACCATGGGGCTGGGCTGGGATTCGGAGGCTCAGACCGTCGTGGTCGAACTGCTCGCGGTCTCCGACACCGAGTTCGACGCGTCGGTGGTGCTCGACGACGCCGAAGAGGGGCCGGATGCGGTACGGGTGTTCCTGACACCGGAGTCGGCGCGCCAGTTCGCGACCCGCTCCAACCGCGTGATCTCGGCGGGACGGCCGCCGTGTCCTCTCTGCGAAGAGCCCCTGGATCCCGAAGGGCACATCTGCGTGCGAACCAACGGGTACCGGCGTGGCGCGCTGGCCGGGCCCGACGATGACGACGCCTGA